From Chryseobacterium joostei, the proteins below share one genomic window:
- the hisS gene encoding histidine--tRNA ligase, which yields MKPSLAKGTRDFTAQEVSRRKYIMNILQNNFELFGFQPLETPSFENLSTLTGKYGEEGDRLIFKILNSSINEAKDDKKTLMLHDFQRALEKPFSSDNLTDKALRYDLTVPFARFVAMNHGKLTFPFKRFQIQPVWRADRPQKGRYREFYQCDADVVGSESLLQEVDLVQLYLKSFSELKVPVTIHMNNRKILSGLAEYAGITDKLIDFTVALDKLDKIGKDGVVKELLEREISQESIDKLDFLFEQSDDALENLLQLKEKFVGNEIGLQGVEELEFVLTQSLNLGVDMQNLVFNITLARGLDYYTGAIFEVKADEVAMGSIGGGGRYDNLTEVFGVKNIPGIGISFGLDRIYLVMEELNLFPEEASSKIEYLFANFGGEETTEALRLIMQLRGKGVSAELYPESAKINKQFTYAEKKGIKNLVFLGEEEIKNGTVTFKNLEAGEQKTVSLEEFLG from the coding sequence ATGAAGCCAAGTTTAGCAAAAGGAACGAGAGATTTTACGGCACAGGAAGTTTCCAGAAGAAAATATATCATGAATATTTTACAGAATAATTTTGAATTATTCGGATTTCAACCGTTGGAAACGCCAAGTTTTGAAAATCTTTCTACATTAACAGGAAAGTACGGGGAAGAAGGAGATCGTCTAATTTTTAAGATTCTTAACTCAAGTATTAATGAAGCGAAAGATGATAAAAAGACTCTAATGCTTCATGACTTTCAGAGAGCGTTGGAGAAACCTTTCAGTTCAGATAACCTTACAGATAAGGCGCTTCGTTATGACCTTACTGTACCTTTTGCAAGATTTGTAGCAATGAATCATGGAAAATTAACATTTCCATTCAAAAGATTTCAGATACAACCGGTATGGAGAGCAGACAGACCTCAAAAAGGAAGATATAGAGAATTTTACCAATGTGATGCCGATGTGGTAGGAAGTGAAAGCTTATTACAGGAAGTGGATTTGGTTCAACTATACCTGAAGTCATTCTCTGAGTTGAAAGTTCCTGTAACGATTCATATGAACAATAGAAAGATTCTTTCCGGATTGGCTGAATATGCAGGAATTACAGACAAACTGATTGATTTTACCGTTGCTTTGGACAAGTTGGATAAAATTGGAAAAGACGGCGTGGTTAAGGAACTACTGGAAAGAGAAATCTCTCAGGAGTCTATTGATAAGTTGGATTTCTTATTTGAGCAATCTGATGATGCATTAGAAAACCTACTTCAGCTAAAAGAAAAATTTGTTGGTAACGAAATAGGATTACAGGGAGTAGAGGAATTAGAGTTTGTTCTTACACAATCCTTAAACTTAGGGGTTGATATGCAGAATCTGGTATTCAATATTACGTTGGCAAGAGGACTTGATTATTATACCGGAGCAATCTTTGAGGTGAAAGCTGATGAAGTGGCGATGGGATCCATCGGTGGTGGTGGTAGATATGATAATCTGACAGAAGTTTTTGGGGTAAAGAATATTCCGGGAATAGGAATTTCATTTGGACTGGATAGAATCTATTTAGTAATGGAGGAACTAAATCTTTTCCCAGAAGAAGCATCTTCTAAAATAGAATATTTATTTGCTAATTTCGGAGGAGAAGAAACAACTGAAGCACTAAGGTTGATCATGCAGCTAAGAGGAAAAGGAGTTTCAGCGGAACTATATCCTGAAAGCGCAAAAATCAACAAACAATTTACCTACGCTGAAAAGAAAGGAATTAAGAACCTTGTCTTCCTTGGTGAAGAGGAAATAAAAAATGGAACCGTAACTTTTAAAAACCTTGAAGCTGGGGAGCAGAAAACTGTTTCTTTGGAAGAGTTTTTGGGGTAA
- a CDS encoding HRDC domain-containing protein, whose protein sequence is MMKVKVFKIRLPEELLYKDQKMLDDFLEANEIIKVETAFVNDECYWSVILYFEEHKMLKNTVKEPKAIKYSADNDSLSYDEEQILNALKLWRSEKAREQNLPTYFIASNKELVSVAKYKPARKEELLDIKGFGKHKIENYGEEILEILEGV, encoded by the coding sequence ATGATGAAAGTAAAAGTTTTTAAAATCAGGCTTCCTGAAGAATTACTCTACAAGGATCAAAAGATGCTGGATGATTTTCTGGAAGCAAATGAGATTATAAAAGTAGAAACAGCTTTTGTAAATGATGAATGTTATTGGTCTGTTATTTTGTATTTTGAAGAACATAAAATGTTGAAGAATACAGTAAAAGAACCAAAGGCTATTAAATATTCTGCTGATAACGATTCCTTAAGCTATGATGAAGAACAGATTTTGAATGCCTTGAAGCTCTGGAGATCAGAGAAAGCAAGGGAACAAAATCTACCCACTTACTTTATTGCAAGTAACAAGGAACTCGTATCTGTAGCCAAGTATAAGCCTGCTAGAAAAGAAGAATTGCTTGATATTAAGGGGTTTGGAAAGCATAAGATTGAAAATTATGGGGAAGAAATCCTGGAAATCCTGGAAGGCGTCTGA
- a CDS encoding single-stranded DNA-binding protein: MSLRNKVTLIGYTGKEVEMVNFDNGNVKASVSLATSDHYTNAKGEKVEETQWHNLIAFGKTAEIFEKYVPKGKEIAIEGKLTYRSYDDKDGVKRYITEIRVDEILLLGGK; the protein is encoded by the coding sequence ATGTCACTAAGAAACAAAGTAACCTTAATCGGTTACACAGGTAAAGAAGTTGAAATGGTAAACTTCGACAATGGGAATGTAAAAGCGAGTGTATCTTTAGCTACCAGCGATCATTACACAAATGCTAAAGGCGAAAAAGTAGAAGAAACGCAATGGCACAATCTGATTGCTTTTGGAAAAACGGCAGAAATTTTTGAAAAATATGTTCCAAAAGGAAAGGAAATTGCCATAGAAGGAAAGCTTACGTACAGATCATATGATGATAAAGATGGCGTTAAGCGATATATTACAGAGATTCGTGTAGACGAGATCCTGCTGTTAGGCGGTAAATAA
- a CDS encoding arginase family protein: protein MTIIPAVDSRMKDGLSYDDLKEILEPLIENPLCFGIEITILDPDYDENGNYTLPFVENLIQIIKIKKNK from the coding sequence TTGACAATAATACCCGCCGTAGATAGCAGAATGAAAGATGGTCTGAGTTATGATGATCTTAAGGAGATATTGGAACCGTTGATTGAAAACCCTCTGTGCTTCGGAATAGAAATTACCATTCTGGATCCTGATTATGATGAAAATGGAAATTATACCCTACCTTTTGTAGAAAATTTAATTCAAATTATAAAAATAAAGAAGAATAAATGA
- a CDS encoding HPP family protein: MKKTIKRTFRVSKYVIYKETLVDYKEHFWSFLGAFFGIGLIAFIQSHSLAQTENIFLIGSFGASSVLIYGAIQSPLAQPRNLVGGHVLSALVGVTIYQIVPDIIWLSAPLAVAFSIVLMQYTKTLHPPGGATALIAVSSTGKIPELGYWYVISPVLSGCIILLLVALLFNNITSNRSYPTHSRFIRLLRKKHAHAHKMKK, from the coding sequence ATGAAGAAGACTATAAAAAGAACATTCAGAGTCTCAAAATATGTAATCTATAAGGAAACTCTGGTTGATTACAAAGAGCATTTTTGGTCATTTTTAGGTGCTTTTTTCGGAATTGGATTGATTGCATTTATTCAGTCCCACTCTTTAGCACAAACTGAGAATATATTTTTGATTGGCTCTTTTGGGGCCTCAAGTGTTCTTATTTATGGAGCAATTCAGAGTCCTTTGGCTCAACCGAGAAATTTGGTGGGTGGACACGTTCTTTCTGCATTGGTGGGAGTTACCATTTATCAGATTGTTCCGGATATCATATGGCTTTCTGCACCCCTTGCCGTAGCTTTTTCAATTGTATTGATGCAGTATACAAAAACTTTACATCCTCCTGGTGGAGCTACCGCATTGATTGCAGTGAGTTCTACTGGAAAAATTCCGGAATTAGGATATTGGTACGTCATCTCCCCTGTTCTGTCAGGATGTATTATTCTTCTGCTCGTGGCTTTACTTTTTAATAATATAACATCTAACAGAAGCTATCCTACTCATAGCAGGTTTATAAGATTATTAAGAAAAAAACACGCACATGCACACAAAATGAAAAAATAA
- a CDS encoding TIGR01777 family oxidoreductase translates to MKEIVLITGASGMIARELVKRIGNEYDIRLLTRKKERNNEYEWDIKKGTIDESALENVSHIIHLAGANISEKRWTEERKKELISSRIDSAGLLLNTLKKKDIRLKSFISASGINYYGTETTEKNFTEKDSAGSDFLSEVVVLWEKAAEKFKEQNIAERVVKIRTSVVLSEKDGALKKMIPPIKSYIGSPLGSGKQYMPWIHIEDICSIYEFALRNTSINGAYNAVSPQHATNTDLTKKIAEVLNKPLFMPNVPGFILKLMFGELATAILEGSRASSQKIQEAGFQFQFPDLKEALENLLNHEK, encoded by the coding sequence ATGAAAGAAATTGTCTTGATTACAGGAGCCAGCGGCATGATTGCACGGGAACTGGTTAAAAGAATAGGAAACGAGTATGACATACGGTTGCTTACCCGAAAAAAAGAACGTAATAATGAATATGAATGGGACATAAAAAAGGGTACCATTGATGAATCTGCACTGGAAAACGTTTCTCATATCATTCACCTGGCGGGAGCTAATATATCGGAAAAACGCTGGACCGAAGAACGAAAAAAGGAATTAATATCCAGCAGAATTGATTCGGCGGGATTGCTTTTGAATACATTGAAGAAAAAAGACATACGGCTTAAATCTTTTATTTCCGCTTCAGGTATCAATTATTATGGTACTGAAACTACCGAAAAAAATTTCACAGAAAAGGACTCTGCAGGCAGTGATTTCCTAAGTGAAGTGGTTGTTCTTTGGGAGAAAGCCGCAGAGAAATTCAAAGAGCAAAATATTGCTGAAAGAGTTGTCAAAATACGGACATCTGTTGTACTTTCTGAAAAAGATGGGGCGTTAAAGAAAATGATCCCTCCTATCAAGTCCTATATAGGATCACCTTTGGGGAGCGGAAAGCAATATATGCCATGGATCCATATTGAGGATATATGTTCTATCTATGAGTTTGCTTTAAGAAACACTTCTATAAATGGAGCTTATAATGCTGTCTCACCTCAACATGCCACCAATACTGATTTGACCAAGAAGATAGCTGAGGTACTTAATAAACCTTTATTCATGCCTAATGTTCCCGGTTTTATTTTAAAATTAATGTTTGGTGAACTGGCAACAGCTATACTAGAGGGTTCAAGGGCTTCTTCACAGAAAATTCAGGAGGCAGGGTTTCAATTTCAGTTTCCGGACTTGAAAGAAGCACTTGAAAATTTATTAAATCATGAAAAATAA
- the nudK gene encoding GDP-mannose pyrophosphatase NudK — MQNSRIKILKTEILSDNWYTLNKVTFNIQKKDGTTETQSREAYDRGNGAVILLYNAITNTVILTRQFRLPTYINGNTTGMLIEACAGLLDNDNPEDCIKRETEEETGYKISKVEKVFEAYMSPGSVTEILHFFIAEYSNEMKITNGGGLEEEGENIEVLELSFDKALTMIDSGEIKDAKTIMLLQYLRLKNII; from the coding sequence ATGCAGAACAGCAGAATAAAAATCTTAAAAACAGAAATCCTTTCAGATAACTGGTATACTTTAAACAAAGTAACTTTCAATATTCAAAAAAAAGACGGAACTACTGAAACGCAAAGCAGAGAAGCTTATGACCGCGGAAATGGCGCTGTTATCCTTCTTTACAACGCAATTACCAACACGGTTATTCTAACCAGGCAGTTCAGACTACCCACCTACATCAATGGAAATACCACAGGAATGCTTATTGAGGCTTGTGCAGGGCTTTTAGACAATGACAATCCTGAAGACTGTATAAAACGAGAGACAGAAGAGGAAACAGGCTATAAGATATCAAAAGTTGAAAAAGTATTTGAAGCTTATATGTCTCCCGGTTCTGTAACAGAAATTCTTCACTTCTTTATTGCTGAATATTCCAATGAAATGAAGATAACAAACGGTGGTGGTCTTGAAGAAGAGGGTGAAAACATTGAGGTTTTAGAACTTTCTTTTGACAAAGCACTTACCATGATTGACTCCGGAGAGATTAAAGATGCAAAAACGATTATGCTGCTGCAATATCTGAGACTTAAAAATATTATATAG
- a CDS encoding DUF2750 domain-containing protein encodes MIQDHITIQNRYKDFIKKIIETETVYALKDEKGYATSYSNEIEDEDGEPAQIVCFWSDAARAKSCVDQEWNHYEVFPISLREFIENWCLGMNNDGLIVGTNFDSHLFGYEAEPLEVIIDSIEELRTTGKSLELRKFENMEDLESQFREILKD; translated from the coding sequence ATGATACAGGATCATATTACCATTCAAAACCGTTATAAAGATTTTATAAAAAAAATCATTGAAACAGAAACAGTGTATGCCTTAAAGGATGAAAAAGGATATGCAACTTCCTACTCCAACGAAATAGAAGATGAAGATGGTGAACCGGCACAGATCGTTTGTTTCTGGTCAGACGCTGCAAGAGCAAAATCCTGTGTGGATCAGGAATGGAATCATTATGAAGTCTTTCCTATTTCCCTCAGAGAGTTTATAGAAAACTGGTGCTTAGGGATGAACAATGACGGTCTCATCGTAGGAACTAATTTTGACAGCCATCTTTTCGGTTATGAAGCCGAACCTCTGGAGGTTATTATCGATAGTATTGAAGAGCTTAGAACTACCGGAAAATCTTTGGAACTGAGAAAATTCGAAAATATGGAGGACCTTGAAAGCCAGTTCAGGGAAATTTTGAAAGATTAA
- a CDS encoding DUF2306 domain-containing protein: MAGISVIIFSILMLKTISQYTSLEKNVGFLAFKQNVIDNPYWMTFFYIHIFSITLCLLAGLTQFSDLFLEENKKLHRIIGKIYVYNILVINVPACFVLGLFSNGGLTGIVGFLIQDILWAYFTIKAVLFIKKGNVADHKNYMILSYAVTTTAITFRIVKNLFYNEKYHDYELFYGLNVWLALVVNLLIAYLILKRNRPLLPLKRDIRQENNNGSKQY, translated from the coding sequence ATGGCTGGAATTTCAGTCATAATTTTCAGTATTCTGATGCTGAAAACGATTTCCCAATATACTTCCCTTGAAAAAAATGTAGGATTTCTCGCATTTAAACAAAACGTGATTGATAATCCTTACTGGATGACTTTTTTTTACATCCATATTTTCTCAATAACGCTTTGTCTTTTGGCAGGCTTAACCCAGTTTTCAGATCTGTTTTTAGAAGAGAATAAAAAGCTGCATAGAATCATTGGAAAGATCTACGTATACAATATTCTTGTCATTAATGTTCCTGCATGCTTTGTGTTGGGATTATTTTCAAATGGTGGATTAACAGGAATTGTAGGATTTCTAATTCAGGATATTCTTTGGGCTTATTTTACCATTAAAGCTGTGCTTTTCATTAAAAAAGGGAATGTGGCTGATCATAAAAATTATATGATTCTAAGCTATGCCGTTACCACGACTGCCATTACATTCAGAATCGTTAAAAATTTATTTTATAATGAAAAGTACCATGATTATGAGCTTTTCTATGGTCTCAATGTTTGGCTGGCCCTTGTTGTAAACTTATTGATTGCTTATTTAATTCTTAAAAGAAATCGCCCTTTATTACCGCTCAAAAGAGACATTCGCCAGGAAAATAACAACGGCAGTAAACAGTATTGA
- a CDS encoding VOC family protein, whose product MIIKNIDHIVLTVASIEKTIEFYTQIMGFEVVTFGDNRKALIFGNQKINLHQKGHEFEPKADRPTCGSADLCFIAETDIQEVVEELKQKNIKIIEGIVDRTGAVGKIKSVYFRDPDENLIEVSNY is encoded by the coding sequence ATGATAATAAAGAATATAGACCACATTGTACTAACGGTTGCCAGCATAGAAAAGACGATTGAATTTTATACTCAGATTATGGGATTTGAAGTAGTAACATTCGGAGACAACCGAAAGGCACTCATCTTTGGAAATCAAAAGATTAACCTGCATCAAAAAGGTCATGAGTTTGAACCTAAGGCTGACAGACCAACCTGTGGTTCTGCAGATCTTTGTTTCATTGCAGAAACGGATATTCAAGAAGTAGTGGAAGAACTGAAACAGAAAAACATTAAAATTATTGAGGGAATTGTAGATAGAACGGGTGCTGTGGGGAAGATAAAATCAGTTTATTTCCGTGATCCTGACGAAAATCTCATTGAAGTAAGCAATTATTAA